From Bdellovibrionota bacterium, one genomic window encodes:
- a CDS encoding septum formation initiator family protein: protein MRNFASVVADTISRLLMSPRKVLVTCLVFALAGILLDGTLYQMWELGVEKKSMQQKISETEISIKKLQKQIRMAHDPRFIEREARDRFDLVNKDDIVFVFSNDE from the coding sequence ATGAGAAATTTCGCATCTGTTGTAGCTGATACCATTAGTCGTCTGTTGATGAGTCCAAGAAAAGTTCTAGTCACTTGTCTCGTGTTCGCGCTTGCGGGCATTTTGCTGGATGGCACTTTATATCAAATGTGGGAATTGGGTGTAGAAAAGAAAAGCATGCAGCAAAAAATTTCTGAAACAGAAATTTCTATCAAAAAACTCCAAAAACAAATTCGCATGGCCCACGATCCAAGATTCATCGAACGCGAAGCCAGAGACCGCTTCGATTTAGTCAACAAAGACGACATAGTC
- a CDS encoding tail fiber domain-containing protein yields MLNVSNKNKKYVLAKKMSDPALRTVLSKASLLTFLFVLLTSLTLSAGNTMPSTFTYQGRLMDSSGTAGLAGNLTLYIEVRNPSGACLLYSEHQAVNTTTTGGLFSIQIGNGTRTSGVAGYSNDPGYAFSTVFTNKDDFPIVAGSCAGGWTPGATDARALRIHVYDGVTTTTLADQALSPVPQALVADTIDGVPLQGLTLNWTTVTRPLNPVANATHGYNRTLTRFEIWNGAAWVPTTPKFSAAVIGDTATNNYVLKWNDATDVWEPSDIGTLLGNPGGDVSGTYGNMNVEAIQGQPVATTAPNLNEVLKWNGSEWEAAVDAGGVVMAGGAGATNRLTKFNASDELADSSITDDGTTVTFSIPLDMSAQQIKDVANPSDPGDAVTLNYLEQYVEPGTVDDQILRWDNTAQAWEAATLASTGTTISGGTQNILPKFNPTGDNIVDSSITDNGTNVLMENPPVMRDAQILMTRNGSDLLFAHTSDANTAASFSTYVGYMTGNTTVTGNHNTSFGYNNLNSVTTGYQNVAIGSSNMASNTTGYNNVSVGQGALGLNVSGAYNIALGQALNSLTAGDSNIAIGQSSLGSINTGINNVALGRSAGFYAASISSRNVFIGNEAGPSGATAMTDKLYIDNSANDNPLIYGDFSDNYLRINNILELPEITTPADAVAGYGRIYFKSDGLYIKMGSTEAKLVTGTGAGEVNTASSLGGTADVYKQKTGVDLEMRGISGGTNITVTENANDITIDATGVPTAGGTTNDTLRWDGDSWEPTTGLTIEADGDVVLANAPTADAHSTTKLYVDNAVNGIAIADGSANGQLLRWNGTDWVAVTLTSGQFLVGDGATPSVATAVTMSSDATMSAAGAVTIANSAVTTAKIANATILFEDIAANGCTGDQSIGRNAGNTAWECKTSGSGMTGSGTQYALPMFNNAGGTTVGDSLLAQNSTSANNEITLAGTRALSNKGTNNFFIANSGNNTFTTGSAVRNLAAGNTALDALTTGTDNIAIGFNAAGAITTGANNIAIGANALATATTTSSDGNIAIGVDSLRVMNETTSNGRFNTSIGSEAMQGVTKGAQSVAIGAAALGGGFGSYELSNSVAVGYGALMVSNPGEFAGNDALGSYSLYSSTTGADNVAIGFQAMNTVTTGGSNTALGRKAGKNANAGSAGNLFLGYESGPTATGAVSDKLYIDNSANDTPLIYGDFSANQLGINSALVSTHALSVGGEAYKTAGTTAWVIPSDGRLKDVDGKYEYGLAEILKLNTVRYHYKKNNAAHADSEKPKIGFIAQEVMSVIPEAVELSDDGYYSLNVDPIHWAVVNAVQELGGMSKMSQKQMASIDQRLSKAERKIASLEEQAVKQQKEIDLLKQQVQLLMNEIKKK; encoded by the coding sequence ATGTTGAACGTATCCAATAAAAACAAAAAATATGTACTGGCAAAAAAAATGTCAGACCCAGCTTTGAGGACAGTTTTGAGTAAAGCATCATTGTTAACATTTTTGTTTGTTTTATTAACTTCTCTGACATTATCTGCGGGTAATACGATGCCGTCTACTTTCACCTATCAAGGTCGTCTGATGGACTCTTCGGGTACTGCGGGACTTGCGGGTAACCTCACGCTTTATATAGAAGTTAGAAATCCTTCGGGAGCTTGCTTATTATATTCTGAACATCAAGCTGTGAATACCACTACAACCGGCGGTCTTTTCTCAATTCAAATTGGTAATGGTACAAGAACATCTGGTGTTGCGGGTTATAGCAATGACCCAGGTTACGCATTTTCTACTGTTTTCACAAACAAAGATGACTTCCCAATAGTAGCAGGAAGTTGTGCGGGAGGCTGGACTCCGGGTGCAACGGACGCAAGAGCTTTAAGAATTCACGTTTACGATGGAGTTACGACGACAACTTTAGCAGATCAAGCTTTGTCTCCAGTTCCGCAGGCATTAGTTGCGGACACGATTGATGGAGTTCCTCTCCAAGGTTTAACTTTGAATTGGACAACAGTAACCCGTCCTTTAAATCCAGTTGCAAACGCAACTCATGGCTACAACCGTACATTGACTAGATTTGAAATTTGGAATGGTGCTGCTTGGGTGCCGACAACTCCAAAGTTTTCGGCGGCAGTAATTGGTGACACTGCAACTAATAATTATGTTTTAAAATGGAATGATGCAACTGATGTGTGGGAACCTTCGGATATTGGTACATTGTTAGGAAATCCAGGCGGTGACGTTTCTGGAACTTATGGCAATATGAATGTTGAAGCCATTCAAGGTCAACCCGTTGCAACAACAGCTCCTAATCTCAATGAAGTTTTAAAATGGAATGGTTCTGAGTGGGAAGCCGCTGTTGATGCGGGTGGTGTTGTGATGGCCGGAGGTGCGGGAGCAACAAATAGACTTACAAAGTTCAATGCTTCAGACGAACTTGCTGACTCTTCTATAACTGATGATGGAACCACGGTGACATTCTCAATTCCGCTAGATATGAGTGCGCAACAAATCAAAGACGTTGCAAATCCAAGTGACCCAGGTGATGCGGTTACTCTTAATTATTTAGAGCAATATGTAGAGCCGGGAACTGTAGATGATCAAATCTTAAGATGGGATAATACTGCACAAGCTTGGGAAGCAGCGACTCTTGCTTCCACTGGGACAACTATTTCTGGTGGTACACAAAACATACTTCCGAAGTTCAATCCAACTGGTGATAACATAGTAGACTCATCCATCACAGATAACGGAACAAATGTATTGATGGAAAATCCTCCTGTAATGAGAGATGCACAAATTCTTATGACTAGGAATGGAAGTGATCTTTTGTTTGCTCATACTTCTGATGCCAATACAGCAGCGTCTTTTAGTACTTATGTAGGATATATGACAGGGAATACCACTGTTACTGGTAATCACAATACATCCTTTGGTTATAATAATTTAAACTCTGTTACAACGGGTTATCAAAACGTAGCTATAGGTTCTTCGAACATGGCTTCAAATACCACGGGTTATAATAACGTGTCTGTAGGCCAAGGTGCTTTAGGTCTCAATGTTTCTGGAGCATATAATATAGCTTTGGGCCAAGCATTAAATTCACTCACAGCTGGAGATTCTAACATTGCTATTGGGCAGAGTTCATTGGGAAGCATTAATACAGGTATAAATAACGTTGCTCTTGGTAGAAGTGCAGGTTTTTATGCAGCAAGCATTAGCTCGCGAAATGTATTTATTGGTAATGAAGCTGGGCCTTCAGGTGCTACCGCAATGACAGATAAACTTTATATCGATAATTCGGCCAACGATAATCCACTAATCTATGGTGATTTTTCTGATAACTATCTTCGTATCAATAATATTTTAGAATTACCAGAGATCACAACTCCGGCAGACGCAGTAGCTGGATATGGAAGAATTTATTTTAAAAGTGATGGCCTTTATATCAAGATGGGCTCAACAGAAGCTAAGCTTGTAACAGGAACTGGTGCAGGTGAAGTGAATACGGCATCTTCTCTTGGTGGTACGGCGGATGTTTATAAACAAAAAACTGGCGTGGACCTCGAGATGAGAGGTATCTCTGGTGGAACAAACATCACGGTTACAGAAAATGCTAACGACATTACAATTGATGCTACAGGAGTTCCGACGGCTGGTGGAACTACAAACGATACATTGAGATGGGATGGAGATTCTTGGGAACCAACAACAGGTTTAACGATCGAAGCTGATGGTGATGTCGTACTTGCCAACGCTCCGACAGCAGACGCTCATTCAACTACAAAATTATATGTTGATAATGCTGTGAATGGAATTGCCATCGCTGACGGATCTGCAAATGGACAGCTATTGAGATGGAACGGAACAGACTGGGTTGCAGTGACATTGACTTCGGGACAATTTTTAGTGGGTGATGGAGCGACGCCTTCTGTTGCAACAGCAGTGACAATGAGTAGTGATGCTACAATGTCGGCTGCGGGAGCGGTGACAATTGCAAACAGTGCGGTGACTACGGCGAAAATTGCCAATGCAACAATTTTATTCGAAGACATTGCTGCTAACGGATGTACAGGAGATCAAAGCATCGGTAGAAATGCCGGTAACACAGCTTGGGAATGTAAAACCTCGGGAAGTGGAATGACTGGATCAGGAACGCAGTATGCACTGCCTATGTTCAATAATGCTGGTGGTACAACGGTTGGAGATTCACTTCTTGCGCAAAACTCCACGTCTGCAAACAACGAGATTACTCTTGCGGGTACTCGGGCATTGAGTAACAAAGGAACAAACAACTTCTTTATCGCAAACTCTGGTAACAACACGTTCACTACAGGTTCGGCAGTAAGAAACTTAGCAGCAGGTAACACAGCTTTAGATGCATTAACAACTGGTACAGACAATATCGCTATAGGTTTTAATGCTGCAGGCGCCATCACTACAGGTGCAAATAACATTGCTATTGGTGCTAATGCTTTAGCTACAGCTACGACAACATCTTCCGACGGAAATATAGCAATTGGTGTAGATTCATTGAGGGTAATGAATGAAACCACATCTAATGGTCGATTCAATACATCTATTGGTAGCGAAGCAATGCAGGGAGTGACAAAAGGAGCTCAAAGCGTTGCTATTGGTGCAGCTGCGCTAGGTGGAGGTTTTGGATCTTACGAGTTGAGTAACAGCGTTGCTGTTGGTTATGGTGCACTTATGGTTTCGAACCCTGGAGAATTCGCTGGTAATGATGCTTTAGGTTCTTATTCGCTCTATTCATCCACAACCGGTGCTGATAACGTTGCTATCGGATTTCAAGCGATGAACACGGTAACAACGGGTGGTAGTAATACAGCCTTAGGCCGCAAAGCAGGTAAAAATGCAAATGCCGGCAGCGCAGGAAATTTATTCTTAGGTTATGAATCAGGTCCAACGGCAACAGGTGCTGTTTCTGATAAACTTTATATTGATAATTCAGCAAACGATACTCCATTGATTTATGGTGACTTCAGCGCCAATCAACTAGGCATCAATTCAGCCTTAGTGAGCACGCATGCCTTGAGTGTAGGTGGTGAGGCCTACAAAACGGCAGGTACAACTGCATGGGTGATTCCTTCTGATGGTCGCTTAAAAGATGTCGATGGAAAATATGAATACGGTCTGGCAGAAATTTTAAAATTAAACACCGTTCGCTATCATTACAAAAAGAACAATGCGGCTCATGCCGATTCAGAAAAACCAAAGATTGGTTTTATCGCGCAAGAAGTAATGTCTGTGATTCCAGAAGCGGTGGAGTTGTCTGATGATGGATATTATTCTTTGAATGTGGATCCGATCCATTGGGCTGTGGTCAACGCGGTTCAAGAACTTGGTGGTATGAGTAAGATGAGCCAAAAACAAATGGCTTCAATTGACCAAAGACTTTCAAAAGCTGAAAGAAAAATTGCTTCTTTGGAAGAGCAAGCTGTGAAACAGCAAAAAGAGATCGATCTTTTAAAACAACAAGTTCAATTGTTGATGAACGAAATCAAGAAGAAGTAA